The following are encoded together in the Iodobacter fluviatilis genome:
- a CDS encoding FAD-binding oxidoreductase, with protein sequence MNIFLNELSQLLDVAGVLSGKATAAYCLDQRRRYQGAALAVARPRSTAEVSAVIKLCAQYGVAIVPQGGNTSLCGAATPDTSGKALVLSLERMNRVLKVDSDNNTIIVEAGAVLAQVQAAARAENRLFPADWAAADSCRMGGALATNAGGVNVLRYGNMRELTLGLEVVLPNGEIWDGLRGLRKDNTGYDLKQLFIGSEGTLGVITRAVLRLYPLPTAHATALVALDHPAAAVELLRGVQAAVGDRVTSFELISKPCFELLAKQCPSLPHPFKPLPEWAALLELSDGGDSEVLSDQLAQVLVTLDCENALLAQNSKQARDFWQLREHIPEAQRREGVSIKHDISVPVGSIPDFLTECGQELAAAFSDAAIIAFGHLGDGNLHYNVFRADKTAAIYSDEPMVNDIVYACVAKHNGSISAEHGIGQLKRHHLAKYRNPLELALMKRIKQSFDLAGIMNPGKVLLD encoded by the coding sequence GTGAACATTTTTTTAAATGAATTAAGCCAGTTGCTTGATGTGGCGGGTGTTTTAAGTGGCAAAGCTACTGCGGCGTATTGCTTAGATCAACGCCGTCGTTATCAGGGAGCGGCATTGGCGGTGGCTAGGCCGCGCAGCACCGCAGAAGTGTCGGCTGTGATTAAGCTTTGTGCCCAGTACGGCGTTGCTATTGTTCCGCAAGGTGGAAACACCAGCCTTTGTGGTGCTGCTACGCCTGATACATCGGGCAAGGCCTTGGTGTTGTCCTTGGAGCGAATGAACCGAGTACTCAAGGTGGACAGCGATAACAACACCATTATTGTAGAAGCAGGCGCTGTTTTGGCGCAGGTGCAGGCTGCTGCGCGCGCGGAAAATCGCTTGTTTCCTGCCGATTGGGCTGCGGCTGACTCTTGCCGCATGGGTGGCGCTTTAGCGACCAATGCGGGCGGCGTGAATGTGCTGCGTTATGGAAATATGCGCGAGCTGACTTTGGGCTTGGAAGTCGTGCTGCCCAATGGCGAAATTTGGGACGGTTTGCGCGGGCTACGAAAAGACAATACTGGTTATGATTTAAAGCAGCTCTTTATTGGTTCTGAGGGCACTTTAGGCGTGATTACCCGTGCGGTGCTTCGGCTTTACCCCCTGCCAACGGCCCATGCAACGGCTTTGGTGGCTTTGGATCATCCTGCCGCTGCGGTAGAGTTACTCCGCGGCGTTCAGGCTGCAGTGGGTGACCGAGTAACTTCATTTGAACTGATTTCCAAGCCTTGTTTTGAGTTGTTGGCTAAGCAATGCCCTAGCTTGCCTCACCCTTTTAAGCCTTTGCCTGAATGGGCGGCGCTGCTGGAGCTATCGGATGGGGGAGATAGCGAGGTATTAAGCGATCAATTAGCGCAAGTGCTCGTTACTTTAGACTGTGAAAATGCTTTGTTGGCACAAAATAGTAAGCAAGCCAGAGATTTTTGGCAGTTAAGAGAGCATATCCCAGAGGCTCAACGCAGAGAAGGCGTAAGTATTAAGCATGATATTAGTGTGCCAGTAGGCAGTATTCCTGATTTCTTAACTGAATGTGGTCAAGAGTTGGCGGCGGCTTTCAGTGATGCCGCCATTATTGCATTTGGGCATTTGGGCGATGGTAATTTGCATTACAACGTATTTAGAGCAGATAAAACTGCAGCGATTTACTCAGATGAGCCTATGGTGAATGATATTGTTTATGCTTGCGTTGCAAAGCATAACGGCAGTATCAGTGCAGAACACGGGATTGGACAATTAAAGCGCCATCATTTGGCTAAATACAGAAATCCCTTGGAATTAGCATTAATGAAAAGAATTAAACAATCGTTTGATTTGGCTGGAATTATGAACCCTGGAAAAGTATTACTCGATTAA
- a CDS encoding homoserine kinase translates to MSVFTTVTVEDLGPFLKRYSIGSLLELKGIAAGITNTNYFVTTTHGRYVLTLFETLAADELPFYVNLMAHLAHHGIAVAAPIANLEDQYVDELNGRPTLLVQCVPGTVVDEPSALQCAEVGEMLAQMHLAARSYQGQMPNPRGPKWWNATAPQLFELMGTDEAEQLRSELALQAEHCFDHLPQGVIHADLFRDNVLLNGDHVGGFIDFYYACNDVLAYDLAITLNDWCVTESGDIDSLRAKALLHGYQTVRPLGLDEIAAWPVLLRAAALRFWVSRLYDFYKPAAGEITYAKDPGHCQRVISAHAQRQDFYV, encoded by the coding sequence ATGTCAGTTTTTACCACCGTGACAGTGGAAGACCTCGGTCCCTTCCTAAAGCGTTATTCCATTGGCAGCTTGCTTGAGCTTAAAGGTATTGCTGCTGGGATTACTAACACAAATTACTTTGTGACCACCACGCATGGCCGCTATGTGCTGACTCTGTTTGAAACCTTGGCTGCCGATGAGCTACCGTTCTACGTCAATTTAATGGCTCATCTTGCCCATCATGGCATTGCAGTGGCCGCGCCGATTGCCAATTTGGAAGATCAATATGTTGATGAGTTAAATGGTCGGCCAACATTGTTGGTGCAGTGTGTGCCCGGCACGGTGGTCGATGAGCCTAGTGCTTTGCAATGCGCAGAGGTTGGCGAAATGCTGGCGCAAATGCATTTGGCTGCGCGCAGCTACCAAGGGCAAATGCCCAATCCGCGTGGGCCAAAATGGTGGAATGCCACCGCGCCACAGCTGTTTGAGTTAATGGGCACGGATGAGGCCGAGCAATTGCGCTCCGAGTTGGCTTTACAGGCTGAGCATTGTTTTGATCACTTGCCCCAAGGCGTGATTCACGCTGATTTATTCCGCGATAACGTCTTGCTCAATGGCGATCATGTGGGCGGTTTTATTGATTTTTACTACGCCTGCAATGATGTGTTGGCCTATGACTTAGCTATCACGCTGAATGATTGGTGCGTAACAGAATCAGGCGATATCGATTCGCTGCGGGCCAAGGCATTGTTGCATGGCTATCAAACAGTTCGCCCCTTAGGCTTGGATGAAATTGCCGCGTGGCCCGTGCTATTACGTGCGGCGGCGCTGCGCTTTTGGGTATCGCGTTTATATGATTTTTATAAGCCTGCGGCCGGTGAAATAACCTATGCCAAAGACCCTGGGCATTGCCAACGGGTGATCAGTGCGCATGCACAGCGGCAGGATTTTTACGTGTGA
- a CDS encoding DUF2782 domain-containing protein, which translates to MRIILLSLLLSSYAFAASPSDAPPPLPAKESEAKVQDEPEIKVIEKSDATIAEYRLKGKLYMMKVTPKVGKPYFLIDREGQGRFDRSDDLGGSNLSVPRWVIFEF; encoded by the coding sequence ATGCGCATTATTTTGCTTAGCCTATTACTGAGCAGTTACGCCTTTGCTGCGTCACCGAGTGATGCGCCCCCACCTTTGCCAGCCAAAGAAAGCGAGGCAAAAGTGCAGGATGAGCCAGAAATCAAGGTGATCGAAAAATCTGACGCAACCATTGCAGAGTATCGCTTAAAAGGTAAGCTTTACATGATGAAAGTAACCCCTAAAGTGGGTAAGCCTTATTTCTTGATCGATAGAGAAGGGCAAGGACGTTTTGACCGCAGTGATGATTTGGGCGGCAGTAATTTATCAGTACCACGCTGGGTCATTTTTGAATTTTGA